The Chamaesiphon minutus PCC 6605 DNA window GGCGATCGTCTCAGCCCGGAAAGTCAGATTGCAAGCATTGGCAGATCGAGGAGATCGACGTGCTGGAATTGCATTGGGGTTGGCAATGACACCCGATCGCTTCTTGCCCACAGTGCAAGTGGGAATTACCTTGATGGCAATTTTATCTGGGGCGCGTGGTGAAAGTGCGATTTCTAGGCTACTGACACCACCATTGGCACAAGTATTACCGCGCGAGTATAGCGAACCGATCTCATCAGCGTTGGCAATTGTGTTACTTACATATCTGACGCTGATCGTCGGCGAACTTGTGCCCAAACAGATAGCTTTAAATAGCCCAGAAACAATTGCCAGTTTTTTGTCTAGACCGATCGATCTGCTAGCACGACTATCGACACCACTAATCTATGTATTGGGTCACTCTACCAACTTTGTAGTCAAACTACTGGGAATTAAACGCTCTAGTCAGCCTGAAGTCACCGAAGAAGAAATCAAGGTGATGATCGAACAAGGTACGGAGACGGGCATGTTTGAGGAATCCGAGCAGGATATGGTCGAAGGGGTACTCAGTCTGGGCGATCTCAAAATCGGCGCGCTAATGACGCCACGTCCAGATATTACCTGGATCGATATCGACGACCAGATTGGGATTACCCGCCAAAAAATTATCGATAGCGATTATTCCCGCTTGCCCGTGTGTGAAGGCGAACTCGATCGCGTTTTGGGTGTCGTTCATGTTGCCGATTTACTCTCCCAAACTCTCAAGGGTGAAGAAATCAATCTCACTGCATCCCTGAGCCAACCACTATTTATCCCTGAAAGTACGCGCGGTCTCAAAGTACTCGAACAGTTTAAGAAATTTGGCACCCATATTGCGATGGTCGTGGATGAATATGGTGTGATTCAAGGCTTAGTCACCATGCACGATCTGTTTGAAGAGATCTTTGGTGATATTACCGATTTTAACGAAGAACCAGAAGAACCCCAAATCATTCAGCGCGACGATGGTTCGTGGCTGTTAGATGGCATGTTATCGATCGAAGAATTACTCGAACAATTTAGTATTCCCGAAAGTGCGATCGATCGCGGCAACTATCATACATTAGGCGGATTCGCAATCATGCAGTTAGGTAAAATACCGATTTCTGGAGAACATTTTGAATGGCGAAAGTTGCGGTTTGAAATTGTCGATATGGATGGAAAAAGAGTGGATAAAGTATTAGTTAAATTTTCGGAAAATGATGAGGAAATAGAAGAAATCGAGAGAGATTGAAGTGGATAGCGGATATTGAATAAGATGTTAGGTTGGGTAAAGGTACGAAAACTAACATTACCAGTCATCCACTATTCACTATCAATTGTCAATTATTTACTGTTTCCCAGATAAAGTCCGCAGGTTTCGGGGATGTAAGTAAATCGCGATCGAGACTGAGTAAAACTGTCTTTTGGGTAAATTTCGGACCACTTACCCTCCGTAAAACTCGATCGGGAATACCATAGCCATAAATAATATG harbors:
- a CDS encoding hemolysin family protein; translation: MSLTAELLLVFFLILLNALFVMSEMAIVSARKVRLQALADRGDRRAGIALGLAMTPDRFLPTVQVGITLMAILSGARGESAISRLLTPPLAQVLPREYSEPISSALAIVLLTYLTLIVGELVPKQIALNSPETIASFLSRPIDLLARLSTPLIYVLGHSTNFVVKLLGIKRSSQPEVTEEEIKVMIEQGTETGMFEESEQDMVEGVLSLGDLKIGALMTPRPDITWIDIDDQIGITRQKIIDSDYSRLPVCEGELDRVLGVVHVADLLSQTLKGEEINLTASLSQPLFIPESTRGLKVLEQFKKFGTHIAMVVDEYGVIQGLVTMHDLFEEIFGDITDFNEEPEEPQIIQRDDGSWLLDGMLSIEELLEQFSIPESAIDRGNYHTLGGFAIMQLGKIPISGEHFEWRKLRFEIVDMDGKRVDKVLVKFSENDEEIEEIERD